The following are encoded in a window of Maylandia zebra isolate NMK-2024a linkage group LG5, Mzebra_GT3a, whole genome shotgun sequence genomic DNA:
- the aadacl4 gene encoding arylacetamide deacetylase-like 4 isoform X1, whose translation MQIQSREPTGAYAKAYSTEEMSNTAFLLLVIGLVYAELMNSDVPCGVANRGKLRMVHGLFVGIAVVARILHRLGICHQVSFTRWFVACFLSHLKQVPAGLRVKDMTFSEVPVRVYEPTSVCDGLRRGLMYFHGGGWILGSIDSVDEVCRHIAIESDTTVISVGYRLAPEHRYPAQLDDCEKATCHFLSVAETEFGVDSHRVAVGGDSTGANLAAALCQRLACSEDRHLPFPCAQVLIYPALQMADFNLPSYQQNHAVPILFRGRMAFYFLQYLNGDVSLCQEVLEGNHVPTELRPRYELWLSPSNLPPECLTRGFYKHPSPEYDGEVYHAIKEGLEPEVSPLLADDALIQKTPRTFILTCEYDVLRDDGILYRKRLLDLGKDVTWQHVLDGFHGMINFFNQGWLTFPSAVQVVDGAVHYIKTL comes from the exons ATGCAGATTCAAAGTCGAGAGCCCACTGGAGCTTATGCCAAAGCATATTCCACTGAAGAGATGTCGAATACAG CCTTCCTTCTTCTGGTAATTGGACTTGTGTACGCTGAGCTGATGAATTCAGACGTTCCTTGTGGGGTTGCAAATAGAGGGAAACTGCGCATGGTTCATGGATTGTTTGTTGGTATTGCAGTCGTG GCTCGGATCCTACATCGGCTGGGCATTTGTCATCAGGTTAGCTTTACCCGATGGTTCGTGGCCTGTTTTCTCTCTCACCTGAAACAAGTTCCCGCTGGTCTGCGAGTGAAGGACATGACATTCTCAGAGGTGCCAGTGCGAGTATATGAACCTACCTCTGTGTGTGACGGCTTGAGGAGAGGTCTAATGTATTTCCATGGAGGCGGATGGATATTGGGAAGTATAG ATTCTGTTGATGAAGTGTGTCGGCATATTGCCATTGAATCTGACACCACTGTGATATCTGTTGG ATACCGATTAGCCCCTGAGCACAGGTATCCTGCCCAGCTGGATGATTGTGAGAAAGCAACGtgtcacttcctgtctgtggcTGAGACAGAGTTCGGGGTGGACTCTCACAGAGTGGCAGTTGGAGGGGACAGCACTGGGGCTAACctggcagcagcactgtgcCAAAGGCTGGCGTGCAGTGAGGACCGACATCTGCCATTCCCTTGCGCTCAGGTCCTCATTTACCCAGCCCTGCAGATGGCAGATTTCAACTTGCCTTCCTACCAGCAAAATCATGCTGTGCCCATATTGTTTCGTGGCCGGATGGCATTCTACTTCCTGCAATATCTCAATGGAGATGTTTCTCTGTGCCAAGAAGTGCTGGAAGGTAACCATGTCCCCACTGAGCTCAGGCCACGCTACGAACTATGGTTATCCCCTTCCAACTTACCTCCTGAGTGCCTCACACGTGGTTTCTATAAGCACCCAAGCCCAGAATATGATGGGGAGGTGTATCACGCAATTAAAGAGGGTTTGGAACCTGAGGTTTCCCCTTTACTGGCAGACGATGCTCTCATTCAGAAAACCCCGCGAACCTTCATCCTTACCTGTGAATATGATGTCCTGAGGGATGATGGGATTCTTTACAGGAAGCGACTTCTGGACCTGGGAAAGGATGTCACCTGGCAGCATGTGCTAGATGGCTTTCATGGCATGATTAACTTTTTTAACCAGGGCTGGCTCACATTTCCCTCTGCAGTGCAAGTTGTGGATGGTGCTGTTcactatataaaaacactgtga
- the aadacl4 gene encoding arylacetamide deacetylase-like 4 isoform X2, which yields MDIGSAILIIGFAALVAAFLLLVIGLVYAELMNSDVPCGVANRGKLRMVHGLFVGIAVVARILHRLGICHQVSFTRWFVACFLSHLKQVPAGLRVKDMTFSEVPVRVYEPTSVCDGLRRGLMYFHGGGWILGSIDSVDEVCRHIAIESDTTVISVGYRLAPEHRYPAQLDDCEKATCHFLSVAETEFGVDSHRVAVGGDSTGANLAAALCQRLACSEDRHLPFPCAQVLIYPALQMADFNLPSYQQNHAVPILFRGRMAFYFLQYLNGDVSLCQEVLEGNHVPTELRPRYELWLSPSNLPPECLTRGFYKHPSPEYDGEVYHAIKEGLEPEVSPLLADDALIQKTPRTFILTCEYDVLRDDGILYRKRLLDLGKDVTWQHVLDGFHGMINFFNQGWLTFPSAVQVVDGAVHYIKTL from the exons ATGGACATCGGCTCGGCAATTTTAATAATTGGCTTCGCTGCTCTTGTTGCAGCCTTCCTTCTTCTGGTAATTGGACTTGTGTACGCTGAGCTGATGAATTCAGACGTTCCTTGTGGGGTTGCAAATAGAGGGAAACTGCGCATGGTTCATGGATTGTTTGTTGGTATTGCAGTCGTG GCTCGGATCCTACATCGGCTGGGCATTTGTCATCAGGTTAGCTTTACCCGATGGTTCGTGGCCTGTTTTCTCTCTCACCTGAAACAAGTTCCCGCTGGTCTGCGAGTGAAGGACATGACATTCTCAGAGGTGCCAGTGCGAGTATATGAACCTACCTCTGTGTGTGACGGCTTGAGGAGAGGTCTAATGTATTTCCATGGAGGCGGATGGATATTGGGAAGTATAG ATTCTGTTGATGAAGTGTGTCGGCATATTGCCATTGAATCTGACACCACTGTGATATCTGTTGG ATACCGATTAGCCCCTGAGCACAGGTATCCTGCCCAGCTGGATGATTGTGAGAAAGCAACGtgtcacttcctgtctgtggcTGAGACAGAGTTCGGGGTGGACTCTCACAGAGTGGCAGTTGGAGGGGACAGCACTGGGGCTAACctggcagcagcactgtgcCAAAGGCTGGCGTGCAGTGAGGACCGACATCTGCCATTCCCTTGCGCTCAGGTCCTCATTTACCCAGCCCTGCAGATGGCAGATTTCAACTTGCCTTCCTACCAGCAAAATCATGCTGTGCCCATATTGTTTCGTGGCCGGATGGCATTCTACTTCCTGCAATATCTCAATGGAGATGTTTCTCTGTGCCAAGAAGTGCTGGAAGGTAACCATGTCCCCACTGAGCTCAGGCCACGCTACGAACTATGGTTATCCCCTTCCAACTTACCTCCTGAGTGCCTCACACGTGGTTTCTATAAGCACCCAAGCCCAGAATATGATGGGGAGGTGTATCACGCAATTAAAGAGGGTTTGGAACCTGAGGTTTCCCCTTTACTGGCAGACGATGCTCTCATTCAGAAAACCCCGCGAACCTTCATCCTTACCTGTGAATATGATGTCCTGAGGGATGATGGGATTCTTTACAGGAAGCGACTTCTGGACCTGGGAAAGGATGTCACCTGGCAGCATGTGCTAGATGGCTTTCATGGCATGATTAACTTTTTTAACCAGGGCTGGCTCACATTTCCCTCTGCAGTGCAAGTTGTGGATGGTGCTGTTcactatataaaaacactgtga